In one Nisaea sediminum genomic region, the following are encoded:
- a CDS encoding acyloxyacyl hydrolase, with protein MRKLLKVAIAAMSVIVASGSTLRAEEPAFLSLGAGVYDLLDNETTAEARAEYRFSEEHKLWLFTPFVGLMATAEGATYGYGGIGVDIFFGKRWVLTPNFAVGLYGNGDGKDLGYPVEFRSGLELAYRFDDYSRLGLTFHHISNASLDDQNPGTESLMLMYSIPFDKIFSN; from the coding sequence GTGCGGAAGTTGTTGAAAGTCGCGATTGCGGCAATGTCGGTGATCGTTGCGTCTGGATCGACCCTTCGGGCCGAGGAGCCGGCATTCCTGTCGCTCGGAGCCGGTGTGTACGACCTGCTCGACAACGAGACGACGGCAGAGGCGCGTGCGGAGTACCGTTTTTCCGAAGAGCATAAGCTCTGGCTGTTCACGCCGTTTGTCGGGCTGATGGCGACGGCAGAGGGAGCGACCTACGGCTATGGCGGAATCGGGGTCGATATCTTCTTCGGCAAGCGCTGGGTCCTGACGCCCAACTTTGCGGTCGGTCTCTACGGCAACGGAGACGGCAAGGATCTAGGCTATCCAGTCGAATTCCGCTCCGGTCTCGAGCTTGCCTACCGGTTCGACGATTACTCGCGTCTCGGCCTGACCTTTCACCATATCTCGAACGCGAGTCTGGACGATCAGAATCCCGGAACCGAGTCGCTTATGCTGATGTACTCGATTCCGTTCGACAAAATCTTCAGCAACTAG